One stretch of Candidatus Bathyarchaeia archaeon DNA includes these proteins:
- a CDS encoding adenosine-specific kinase — MLNFTTVKITPPPDVNLILGQAHFIKTAEDLYEALTNAVPNAKFGLAFCESSGPCLIRAEGNDPELKGAVAEKALELACGHSFLIYLRGAYPINVLDKVKAVPEVCGIYAATANPLEVVVAETEQGRGVMGVIDGYKSRAIETGADVEARRGFLRKIGYKL; from the coding sequence ATGCTCAACTTCACCACAGTCAAAATCACCCCGCCCCCTGATGTCAACCTCATTTTGGGGCAAGCGCATTTTATAAAAACCGCTGAAGACCTCTACGAAGCCCTCACAAACGCCGTTCCCAACGCGAAATTTGGCTTAGCCTTCTGCGAAAGCAGCGGTCCATGTCTTATCCGCGCTGAAGGAAACGACCCTGAACTCAAGGGGGCAGTTGCAGAGAAAGCCCTTGAACTCGCTTGCGGACACAGTTTTCTTATTTACCTGCGCGGTGCTTACCCCATAAATGTGCTTGACAAAGTCAAGGCGGTCCCCGAAGTCTGCGGCATCTACGCAGCAACTGCAAACCCGCTGGAGGTCGTGGTGGCGGAAACCGAGCAGGGCAGAGGCGTCATGGGCGTCATCGACGGCTACAAAAGCAGAGCCATCGAAACTGGTGCGGACGTGGAGGCGCGGCGGGGTTTTCTGCGCAAAATCGGCTACAAACTCTAA
- a CDS encoding Mrp/NBP35 family ATP-binding protein translates to MEARRQRLLQQKEQLEQLRIRMGKIKHKIAVISGKGGVGKSTVTVNLAAAFAKKGYAVGILDADIHGPSVPRLLGLTGQRVKTGPPGAFPVFGPMGIKVISIDFFLDEEVPTIWRGPLKMGAIRQFLQEIVWGDLDVLLIDLPPGTGDEPLTIAQFLPEMDGVVIVTMPNELSSTIVKKAITFARRLNMPIIGVVENMSGFVCPHCGEKTDIFPAGGGRKMADEEGVAFLGSIPIDPKVGVDTDKGKPFVVEHPDSAAANAFAEVVTQVDVYLQKRAQPKTD, encoded by the coding sequence ATGGAAGCCCGACGGCAAAGGCTTCTGCAGCAAAAAGAACAACTTGAACAACTCCGCATACGCATGGGCAAAATCAAGCACAAAATCGCGGTCATCAGCGGCAAGGGCGGCGTGGGTAAAAGCACGGTGACTGTGAACTTGGCGGCAGCTTTTGCCAAAAAAGGCTACGCGGTGGGCATTTTGGATGCAGACATTCATGGTCCGAGTGTGCCGCGGCTTTTGGGGTTGACGGGGCAGCGGGTGAAAACTGGTCCGCCAGGCGCCTTCCCAGTTTTTGGACCCATGGGCATCAAGGTTATCTCCATCGACTTTTTCTTGGATGAAGAGGTGCCAACAATTTGGCGGGGTCCCCTGAAGATGGGTGCTATTCGCCAGTTTCTGCAAGAAATCGTCTGGGGCGACTTGGATGTTTTGCTGATTGATTTGCCCCCCGGCACAGGCGATGAACCCTTAACCATCGCCCAGTTTCTGCCCGAAATGGACGGCGTGGTCATTGTCACTATGCCCAACGAGCTCTCAAGTACCATCGTCAAAAAAGCCATAACCTTCGCCCGCAGACTAAACATGCCCATCATCGGCGTGGTGGAAAACATGAGCGGCTTTGTTTGCCCCCACTGCGGCGAAAAAACCGACATCTTCCCTGCGGGCGGCGGCAGAAAAATGGCTGACGAAGAAGGCGTCGCGTTCTTGGGCAGCATACCCATTGACCCGAAAGTAGGCGTCGACACCGACAAAGGTAAGCCTTTTGTGGTTGAGCATCCTGATTCAGCTGCCGCAAACGCCTTCGCCGAAGTGGTAACACAAGTTGACGTTTACCTGCAGAAGCGAGCGCAACCAAAAACTGATTGA
- the albA gene encoding DNA-binding protein Alba encodes MKKTEKQQDVIFVGNKPPMSYVLAIITAFSSGSAKEITLKARGQAITTAVDVAEITRSRFIKELKVSTIAIGTAEMPPREGETKSRMVSTIEITLSKP; translated from the coding sequence ATGAAAAAAACGGAAAAACAGCAAGATGTCATATTCGTCGGAAACAAACCACCAATGAGCTATGTTCTGGCTATAATCACAGCGTTTTCTTCAGGCTCAGCCAAAGAGATAACGCTGAAAGCGCGAGGTCAAGCAATAACCACCGCAGTTGACGTGGCTGAAATTACTCGAAGCAGATTCATAAAAGAACTCAAAGTCAGCACCATAGCCATCGGAACAGCCGAGATGCCACCCCGCGAAGGCGAAACAAAGTCCAGAATGGTTTCCACGATAGAAATCACTCTGAGCAAGCCATAA
- a CDS encoding phosphatase PAP2 family protein — translation MGKKREEEKSEQKGKFDYHSSRFFSLLFPGIYAFVLLIFCLVYAIIPGPEFLVLIFLIYAAYNQHTWRFLKDWLPFITVFLSYEAMYGVADVFAKSNLHSGPLNLEHFLFGNPIPTIVLQQSIRLPILDYMGAFFYSLHFFAPTIFAFILWRESPKDYWKYTIAFGILSYSALLTFLAFPVAPPWIAVAGVPRILTGSVDASLGLPVYKTIFDFLSPKPIRCLSQHAFRPALADFFVCH, via the coding sequence TTGGGCAAAAAACGGGAAGAAGAAAAGTCAGAGCAAAAAGGCAAATTTGACTACCATTCTTCTAGGTTTTTTTCCCTTCTTTTTCCCGGCATTTACGCTTTTGTTCTTTTAATTTTCTGTTTGGTTTACGCGATTATTCCTGGACCTGAATTTTTGGTGCTGATTTTTCTCATTTACGCCGCTTATAATCAGCATACTTGGCGTTTCCTTAAGGATTGGCTTCCCTTCATCACAGTGTTTCTCTCCTATGAAGCCATGTACGGCGTGGCGGACGTATTTGCCAAAAGTAACCTACATTCGGGACCTTTGAATTTGGAGCATTTCCTGTTCGGAAACCCCATCCCCACCATTGTACTCCAACAATCAATACGGCTACCAATTTTGGACTACATGGGCGCCTTTTTCTATTCGCTGCACTTTTTTGCCCCCACAATTTTCGCGTTTATCCTCTGGCGCGAAAGCCCAAAAGACTACTGGAAATACACCATCGCCTTTGGAATATTAAGCTACAGTGCCCTGTTGACTTTTCTAGCTTTCCCCGTTGCCCCTCCATGGATAGCCGTGGCAGGGGTCCCCCGCATCTTAACTGGGTCCGTTGATGCAAGTTTAGGTTTACCCGTCTACAAAACCATATTTGACTTTCTCAGCCCTAAACCAATACGCTGCCTTTCCCAGCATGCATTCCGCCCTGCCTTGGCTGATTTCTTTGTTTGCCATTAA
- a CDS encoding phosphatase PAP2 family protein, whose protein sequence is MFAIKIWKTKALPLLIFPIGVWFSAVYLGEHYFVDVLGGIGYATVAFIVVEKLLPYLSCRIGFLRRHVPNFETKPKR, encoded by the coding sequence TTGTTTGCCATTAAAATCTGGAAAACAAAAGCGCTTCCCTTACTGATTTTTCCAATCGGAGTGTGGTTTAGCGCGGTGTACCTTGGCGAACACTACTTTGTGGACGTGCTAGGCGGAATCGGTTACGCGACAGTAGCGTTTATTGTAGTGGAGAAGCTTTTGCCGTATCTGTCCTGCCGTATCGGCTTTTTAAGAAGGCATGTTCCAAATTTTGAAACCAAGCCGAAAAGGTGA
- a CDS encoding Coenzyme F420 hydrogenase/dehydrogenase, beta subunit C-terminal domain, protein MKNEALGYYRKIVLAQATDPKIREMSRGGGVVTSLLTYGVEKKLFDSAIVSRAEPENPSKPRASVATVQDDILSAVGSKFFPSPVAKAYGRAVYSYGKTKIAFVGVPCHVTALRKIEAWGHKISDNLAITIGLFCFGTFSMAPLLKYIEDNYHVKPSEIKHMRLSSKFIVQTDKDVIRIPVSEVENIIMPSCRTCTDFTSELADISVGSAYPLEEWSTVIIRTKAGEKFFYEAVENGVINTWVIEQEPEVFERVAKAAIQKRTAALQEAKKMEAKFGYLPVLTLRESDAFAHVKVADIMTKHVKTVRENITVSQLLELMAQQHHIGYPVVNAEEEPVGTITLEAASAVGKEKRDTTLVNQIMRKNPVYVSSEDTALDVFRKMREFETGRVLVVDYADSRKLVGIVTKSDLMHTMIEQG, encoded by the coding sequence GTGAAGAACGAAGCTTTAGGCTACTACCGAAAAATTGTGCTGGCTCAAGCAACTGACCCAAAAATAAGAGAAATGAGCCGCGGCGGTGGAGTGGTTACCTCCCTGTTAACTTATGGCGTTGAAAAGAAACTTTTTGACAGCGCTATCGTTTCCAGAGCTGAACCTGAAAACCCCTCCAAACCTAGAGCCTCCGTAGCCACAGTACAAGACGACATCTTATCCGCTGTCGGGAGCAAATTTTTCCCCTCCCCTGTAGCTAAAGCTTATGGGCGTGCGGTTTACAGCTACGGCAAAACAAAAATTGCCTTTGTAGGCGTTCCCTGTCACGTAACCGCTCTACGTAAAATTGAAGCTTGGGGCCACAAAATCAGCGACAATTTAGCCATAACCATCGGGCTTTTCTGTTTCGGAACATTCTCCATGGCTCCCCTGCTCAAGTACATAGAAGACAATTACCATGTGAAGCCTTCGGAGATTAAGCACATGCGGCTTTCCTCCAAATTCATTGTGCAGACAGACAAAGACGTGATTCGAATTCCCGTTTCTGAAGTGGAAAACATCATCATGCCCAGCTGTCGAACCTGCACCGACTTCACTTCCGAGTTAGCCGACATATCTGTTGGTAGTGCGTACCCGCTTGAAGAATGGTCCACCGTTATTATTCGGACGAAGGCAGGCGAGAAATTCTTCTACGAGGCAGTAGAAAACGGCGTGATTAACACTTGGGTTATTGAGCAAGAACCTGAAGTTTTTGAGCGGGTGGCAAAAGCGGCTATCCAGAAACGAACCGCTGCACTTCAGGAAGCTAAGAAAATGGAAGCGAAATTCGGTTACTTACCTGTTCTTACGTTGCGAGAAAGTGACGCTTTTGCCCACGTTAAAGTTGCAGACATCATGACTAAACACGTCAAGACCGTGCGGGAAAATATTACAGTTAGTCAATTGTTAGAGTTGATGGCTCAGCAGCATCACATAGGCTACCCCGTTGTGAACGCAGAAGAGGAACCCGTAGGCACAATCACCCTTGAAGCGGCAAGTGCTGTTGGAAAAGAAAAACGAGACACAACCCTTGTCAACCAAATTATGCGTAAAAACCCCGTTTACGTTAGCTCCGAAGACACCGCTCTGGACGTTTTCCGGAAGATGCGCGAGTTTGAAACAGGACGTGTGCTGGTCGTGGACTATGCAGATTCAAGGAAGCTGGTGGGAATTGTTACCAAGAGCGACCTTATGCATACTATGATAGAGCAAGGCTAA
- a CDS encoding aconitate hydratase: MGETLSEKIISNHLAAGKLESGAQIGLQIDHTLTQDSTGTLAYLEFQAMGIPKVRTKLSLSFVDHNMLQNDFRNADDHRYLQSVAAKYGIIFSRPGNGICHQVYLERFARPGYTLLGSDSHTPTAGGMGMMAIGAGGLDVAAAMAGEPFHLETPEIVNVKLTGQLSPFVSAKDVILEVLRKLTVKGCVNKILEYTGPGVKTLTVPERGTITNMGTETGATTSVFPSDEVTHKFLTGQDRADQWVPLDADPNATYSEAIDLDLSKVEPLIALPHSPDNVKAVRDVEGTPVAQVCIGSCTNSSLRDLKMVAALLKGKKISDHVSLTISPGSRQVLENLAASGDLVDLIRAGARVIENGCGPCIGIGQAPPSGAVTLRTFNRNFKGRSGTKDAQIFLVSPETAVASALTGAITDPRALKDYPQISLPEKFLINDNMFIFPQPHSGNVEIVMGPNIKPLPSFQPLQAMLSGEVLLKTCDNISTDDILPGGSEVMSLRSNIPEISKYTFRPVDAGFAERALQKGGGFIVGGENYGQGSSREHAALAPKYLGVKAVLVKSFARIHLANLINFGIVPLTFSDKQDCDCISQGDLLELAVGNLPKQLTVKNVTTGSIVQVECDLSDLDRAMILAGGKLAAIKQKQSA; this comes from the coding sequence ATGGGCGAAACATTATCCGAAAAAATAATCAGCAACCACTTAGCAGCGGGCAAACTTGAGTCCGGCGCACAAATCGGGTTACAAATCGACCACACCCTCACACAGGACTCCACCGGCACGTTAGCGTACTTGGAGTTCCAAGCCATGGGCATCCCAAAAGTCCGCACCAAACTCAGCCTCAGCTTTGTAGACCACAACATGCTGCAAAACGACTTCCGAAACGCAGACGACCACCGCTACCTCCAAAGTGTCGCCGCCAAATACGGCATCATCTTTTCTCGTCCAGGCAACGGCATATGCCACCAAGTCTACTTGGAACGTTTTGCCCGCCCAGGATACACCCTGCTGGGCAGCGACAGCCACACCCCAACTGCAGGCGGCATGGGCATGATGGCCATCGGCGCAGGCGGTCTAGACGTAGCAGCAGCCATGGCAGGCGAACCTTTCCATTTGGAAACTCCCGAAATAGTCAACGTAAAGCTAACAGGGCAGCTTTCACCGTTTGTTTCCGCTAAAGACGTGATTTTGGAGGTTCTGCGCAAACTCACCGTGAAAGGCTGCGTTAACAAAATCCTCGAATACACTGGACCTGGCGTTAAGACCCTGACGGTTCCCGAACGCGGCACCATAACCAACATGGGTACAGAAACTGGAGCCACAACCTCCGTGTTTCCCTCCGACGAAGTAACCCACAAATTCCTGACTGGACAAGACCGCGCTGACCAGTGGGTTCCCTTAGACGCAGACCCAAACGCCACATACAGCGAAGCCATAGACTTGGACCTCTCCAAAGTGGAGCCCCTCATTGCGCTCCCCCATAGCCCCGACAACGTCAAAGCCGTCCGCGACGTCGAAGGCACACCCGTAGCCCAAGTATGCATCGGCAGCTGCACCAACAGCTCCCTGCGCGACCTCAAAATGGTTGCTGCTCTGCTGAAAGGCAAAAAAATCAGTGACCACGTAAGCCTCACAATCTCCCCCGGGTCAAGGCAGGTTCTGGAAAACCTTGCCGCGTCAGGAGACCTAGTGGACCTTATCCGTGCAGGCGCCCGCGTCATCGAAAACGGCTGCGGACCATGCATAGGCATTGGCCAGGCTCCTCCAAGCGGCGCTGTCACCCTGCGCACATTTAACCGTAACTTCAAGGGCAGGTCTGGAACAAAAGACGCCCAAATTTTCTTGGTAAGCCCTGAAACCGCCGTGGCATCCGCCCTGACAGGTGCAATCACGGATCCACGCGCCCTCAAAGACTACCCCCAAATCAGTTTGCCAGAGAAATTCCTCATAAACGACAACATGTTCATTTTCCCCCAACCCCATTCCGGCAACGTGGAAATCGTCATGGGACCCAACATAAAACCCCTGCCCTCTTTCCAGCCGTTGCAGGCAATGCTTTCTGGCGAAGTGCTGCTGAAAACGTGCGACAACATCTCCACCGACGACATCTTGCCCGGCGGCAGCGAAGTTATGTCTTTGCGAAGCAACATTCCCGAAATTAGCAAGTACACCTTCCGCCCCGTGGACGCTGGGTTTGCGGAACGTGCCCTGCAAAAGGGCGGCGGATTCATCGTTGGCGGAGAAAACTATGGGCAAGGCTCCAGCCGTGAACACGCAGCACTGGCACCCAAATATCTGGGGGTTAAGGCGGTTTTGGTGAAAAGTTTTGCGCGGATTCACCTCGCCAACCTGATTAACTTTGGGATTGTCCCGTTAACCTTCTCTGACAAGCAAGACTGCGACTGCATCTCGCAAGGTGACCTGCTGGAATTGGCTGTGGGCAACCTGCCAAAGCAACTCACCGTAAAAAACGTGACCACTGGTTCCATAGTGCAGGTTGAATGTGATCTCAGCGACTTGGACCGCGCCATGATTTTGGCAGGCGGAAAACTGGCGGCTATAAAACAAAAACAATCCGCCTAA